The Oreochromis aureus strain Israel breed Guangdong linkage group 15, ZZ_aureus, whole genome shotgun sequence genome contains the following window.
AGACTGACAGTCAAGAAGAAGGAAGACgtgagacagagaagcacaaTGGATGAATTCAGAtggattcaaatgtttttatgtctGATTTATGTAGCATCTTTATAGATGTCTTTATTATTTAGTGTGGTGAAGAGAGGATAGGaaagcagggagagagagaaaaagtggggGAGGACACGCAGCTAACTGTCAGGCTGCTGCATTTGACTTTGTGGCATAATGTCACCTGCTTAGCTTGTGAGCTAAACTAGTGCTCAGGCTACAGGAAACATTTTAATGACAGGAAAACTAAATGTTATCAATATTACAATCACTTAACTGCAAATTAATGAAAAAGCTGATCATGCATGTTTTAGAGGAGCATTGGACATGTTTATAAGGTTGTTTCGAAAAGTTTCTTCAATCTTCTCAACAatatctgaaaatgaaaaatcaatTTTTATGAAAGTTGGAGATGACATCACTCTGCCTTATGTAAATGTGACAGATGAGCAGAATTACTGTGATGGTACTTAGTGGACCTTTACTTCAACAGAGAAACAGTAGAGCTGATCACACTTGGACAGATTGGTGAAGAAGCCAAAATTAAATCAGACAGACTGAGTGTTACAGCGAACTGTTCTCTGGTTATAAAGAAGCTCACGGTTGAGGATGTTGGTCTTTATTACTGTCAACAATGCAAAGTCAAAGAGAAACCTGAACCCACACTCTGGTTTAACTCTGTTATTACCTGTGAGCATTtaaaacaggatttttttttagctcaaacTCTTCTTGGAACAAAAACAGGAATCACAATGAAACTGATTAAGATAACATGACTAATTTGTCTGTGGTTATCTCACAATATATCATTATGTTCACCAGTGACTGACCATACAAGCTGACTGTAAACTGCTCCGTGTTGACATGTGAAGAGTGTGATCACACAGTGAAGTGTCTGATAAAGGGTGATGAtgtgattaaaaataacaatcaaATTGTGACTTCACAGATTAGCTTCCACCACTGTGTCTTTTCCAAAATGTCACCATAGTGACTGAAACTGACACATTCAGCCCTCAGGTATGGAAACAGGTGAGATCATGTTTAATGTCTTATTGTATTTAATTCATCTgactaaaaaacattttttttattcatttttattctttgttgcAGGTGAAATTGTACTGCAGAACAAATTAATAACTGTCACAGTTCAGTTCTGTTAATCACACCTACATCAGCTTCTTCCAAGACTTTTCTCATTTCCATAATTTGTTCCTTCTCCTTTTGTTCCTCCTGTGACTCAGTTTTTACTTTCAGGGTAAAAATTCATTTCAGTCAAACTTCATATTTAATTGACATCACTTCAAACTGAGGCTCCAAAGCAAAGGATGTTTGATTTCATTAAACACTTGTTGCCTCAACTTCTCTCTACTCGTGTCCCCCCAACTTACATTTCCATCCTTAGTTGGAGGAATTTAGATGGAAGGAGACGAGTCAAAGATATAGAAAGTAAAAATTGGGCAGTTTTTCAGTCAGCTCTCCTCAATCTCTCTGATCTCTCTTTTCTCTGAACTTttcaagctgtttttttgtttcacatTTCTTCACAACGTGTTTGAGCTTTTTCTTCCTGCTTGAACAGTTTCTCCACCAAGAAACCACATACAGACTGTTTCTGTTCATTCAGGCCATCTATTCTGATCTCTAACATACATGTAAAAATAAgtgatttttaaacattaaacttaagaaataaaataaataaatgctcgAGGTGAGAGACGAGGTAGTTGGGTGGAGAGAGAGGCTCAGAGGCTTCATCAGTGTTTTAACCATTTGTGTTTCTGATGTTTATCTGGTCATTATTACAGAGTCAAACGTCCggagctctgctgctgctgcagctcccaCATTCTCACCAAAACACTTCCTCTTCAGCTCTCAGAAAGAAATGACTTCATGTTAacaatgaggaagaggagggtctCAGTCAACTAAAATATCTTATCCGCTGTATTTTCTATAGCTGCAGTTGGATATCTTCATCTCTTAGACATCAGCCTGCATGTAGGAGTTTGACGCTTCGACTGTTTGTTCTTATGTGCTGTCTGTTTTCTAACATGCTCTGTTAAAAGAAAGAGGATGGAAACATTTATCTTTACTAACAATCTTCACACATTCATCGTCCTCAGtcatctttttattttcatggtgTCAAACACGTCATTGTCACAAATGGACACAATGTGCACCTGCTGAGTCTTCTTATCATTTCTCTTTACAAtagtttttctttataaaaaatGCATTCATGAATTTCAGAGATTTAAATAGCTGATGAACCCCTCTATGAAACATAAACATCAACAAAACAGGGAAAGAACAGATAATTACTAAAGTTGTGGTGAGAATGTGACGACTGACAAATAACAGGAAGTACAAACAGTCTTAAAGAGTCATCAGctcagagactgtgacagtcgAGATCGAGAACAAGAAAGAagtgagacagagaagcacgatGGATGAATTCAGAtggattcaaatgtttttatgtctGATGCTGATGATTCAGATTGCAGGTAAGAATacaggaaacattttaaaaccaaCAAAACTAAATACAGTCAATAACCTTTACAGTAAATAAGACAGCTGAGCATGCTCTGTTTATGAACTTGTGTCTAAAATGATCTTCACtttgtaaaaactgctgtattctaatttatttttcatatttctctTCAGTCTTCTCAACAGTATCTGTAAATGAAACATCCATGTTTATGAAAGttggagatgacgtcactctgctttGTCTAAATGTGATAGATGAGCAGAATAACTGTGACGGTACTACGTGGACGTTTGCTTCAAGAAACAAACCAGCAACAGTAGAGCTGATCACACTTGGACAGATTGGTAAAGAAGCCAAAACTAAATCAGACAGACTGAGTGTTACAGCGAACTGTTCTCTGCTTATAAAGAAGCTCACAGTTGAGGATGTTGGTCTTTATTTCTGTCAACAATACAAAGTCGAGGAAACACCATCTAAATACACTCTGGTTCATCAGTCTTTGGTTGATCTCTCTGTTATTACCTGTGAGTATTTACATCAAAATAGTTTTAACTCAAACTCTTCTtggaacaaaaacacaaaaacaataattatatttataataattaaataataataacttaaaGTGATTAGTATATCTGTCCTAATGCACTTTTTGTGcttcacattattacattatgtTCACCAGTGACTGAACATAAGGACACTGATAAGGTGAAGTTAAGCTGCTCTGTGGTGACACATGCAGAGTGTCATCACACAGTGAAGTGGCTGCTTAAAGGTCAAGCTGAGGACAAAGAGAACAAAGAAACCGTGACCTCACAGACTGACTGCTCCACCACTCTGCCTGTTCTGAAGTATGAGTATTTATACTCATCACGTCATAAAATACTGAAGTGTGAAGTGACTGATactaaaacaggaaaagtgcagctgtttaccttCAGCCATCAGACCTCAGGTGAGGAAACAGGTGAGATCATGATCAACTATTTAATACGACTAAAATCAGCTAAAGCTTGAATTTACAACAGatgaaaaacatggaaaagttttatgttgttttatttcatttattcaggtgacacaaaaacaacaaagaaaccagacagaaaaactgaaacaaccaCAACAATTAAGACGCTTCTAAAATCAGGTGATGTTACTAAAACTAAgttgaccaaaaatatttatttatttttcagttcaaaGTGGCCTTTAATATGATTTACAGCACATGAAAAatacattctctctctctcttttttaacttCTAATTTCAGATGATACAACAGCAAAAACTGTGGAAAGTGAAAGCACGACAGCAAACAACAAACCATCAGGAGATTCACAACATGGTAACTCAACCATGTGTCTGCaaatgaaaagttaaaaatatactttaatgtatatttGACTTATTATGTTTCTattttggtttttatatttttattccaGTCGTTTCATTACATTTATGTACATTTAGCTGAGTGACAGTCAGACATGTATCCTACAGGAAACATAAGATGGAAACTTTTGGTCTGaagatgttttcatttttgtattaAACATAATAATCTGTCTCTGAATATCATGGCTGTGGGTGGagatatatttattcatttaatcgTGTTCTGTCAGTAAAATCACGCGTCTGAACTCAAACTTTTCTGTTCCtgggattttcttttctttgtgaatAGAAATAAACTGATTTTGGTTCACATAATGTGAATGAAAGTGAATGTCTCTGACATTATACCAGCTGACTTTTTAAACATGGCAGCCATCTTTAGTCATTTTCCATATTTTAAACTAGAAAATGCTTTTGAATTTGAGTGCATCAAATTTCAGGTGTTTAACTTTATTGTGTACTTTACATTTAAACTATtacataataaataagtaaaataatttaaacagaaaactgcaAAGAAGTCATGTGAATAATTAGAAGTTTTGATTCacttttttcagattttgtATCTTTGAGGTTCATAATTGTCTCTGTGGGATTGGCAGCACTTTCAATAACAGCTGTGACAGTCAACATGTGGACAAAAACTAAAGGTAAATTTAATCATGAGAAGTTTGAACGATTTTGAATTTTCACTTTAATATTAAAttgacttttttctcattttaggGAAGAAAACACAGATGGATAAAAACACAGTAAGTACAAAACTCAGTAATCCAACGTAACAAAAACTTCTAAATGTTGTATTTCTGATACTGTAAACAACATTTCAGAGATTAGTTTGAATTTGTTGAGCTAAATGTGGTTCAGCAGAGGACTGAGAGTCAGAAGTTTATAGGTGAAAGGTTGTTGGTTTGAACCCCACATGTGAGAGTTTGCTTTGGGAAAGTGGATCATTGATGCTGTCATCTGCCTTAAAATTATCactgaaattattattaaatatttgtgaTAAAGTTGTTAAGCTTGTCCCAACAGCTGACACACTGAAAGAAAACCAGCAGGATGCAAAGCAAAAGAATTTGAACAACAAATCACGAATTAACAAAACACGACGCACCCCACTGCGCAAGGTGACGTCAGAGTGACGTTTTTATACGTCAGTCCACTGAAGGGATTGTTTTGGAACGCCATCTTTTTTCAGATGTCTACTAAACATCAAGTGTTGACATCTGTAGGGTCTCCGTGTACGGGCTATTTATAGTCCAGATTTGGTTGTGGACGACTTTAGACTCACTTTAGACGCCATTTTTATGCTGCTTCTATGAGCTCTGTGGTCCCATGTTTCCAGAGGGTGGAGGACATGGTTTCTATAGGCCACCAGCTGATTTTTCTGTAGCTTTATTTATAGCTTTGTATGTCTCCAGTTATCATCTGTGGCTGAGACAATGAAATGAAGTCATTAGAAAATGATATGGAACAGTATGCCATCTGAAATTGGACCAGTTCATACCAGTTATGTATGAAGGAATGCAGAGAGGTCAGCGAGCATCTCCAGGATGGCGAGGGATCTtgaactaaaactaaagtgAGCAGCTGCTCGGTGGATTTCAAGCAGATACTCCAGTTCATTCATACACACTTCTACAAACTTCTCATACTTTCCATCGCAAATTCTCACAGTCCAGCTACCGATCACAACCACATTCAGTGCCTTTTACAATCATGAGCTCTTCATAATAAACAGGATACCTGTAAGAATAAACCACATATAATGGAAATGCTCTTTTAAACTTATTAAACACATTGTactcattttaaaagtaattccaatttttttctaaacacttaaaccttcatttttttatatttttagaagGAATTCAAAaaagtttaatattttaacacatttcaataaatgacCGTTTTAACATGGTTACAAATAAGCTGATTAATTGAAATAAATGaactagttaaaaaaaacaggaaaatgtcaACAAAAAATAACCCACAtgcactgaataaataaatacgctAACACATAATAAATCATGTTTGTTTATAAATAATCTGTATTCATATGTGTCATGTTGATAACAACAATGTTGatatttctaaataaaaaaaatgaaatctatTAATCATGTAAATTTCCTGCACCGTCCTCAGGTGGTGGTGAAGGGCTGGGGTGGGGACTCCCTTGCAGTCTTGGGATGTGCTGCATTTTGTGCTCATGGCTGCAGGTGCTCCTGGTTGGTTGCTGGGCTCTTCTTCCACTTGCAGGGCCTGGAGCCCTGGTTCCCTGGGTTGCCCAGTTTTTGGCTGGGTCTCCTCCTGTCTGGGAGTGGTTTAGCCCCCCTTGGCTGCTTCACTCTATGGGGTGGGTTGGCCTGCATCAGTATGTCCCGTCTGTGTCTCAGGGGCTCTTCAATGCCTGCAGGCCCTTTTTTGGAgatggggggaggggggcatCAATTGCTGGCTGAAGCTTGTCTCAGACTCAGACTAGTTTGTTAGTTTgtcctttttgtgtgtgtctactGTCAGGTGTGAAAATAACTGTGGTTGGGATGCAGTCCCATGACTTGGGACTCATCTATATGCTCTCAACTGGTATTTGCAGTGGGAGCAACAGGTGGGGGGCCACAGGTGCTGCCTCAGGCACTGTGGTGCTCTGAGGCGTTGTCACTGCAAACTCAGGTTAGCAGTTGGTTGCCTTCTGTGGCGGGGTGTGGGGAATGGGGGCGCTTACTCAGCCAATTGTTAGCTGTCTCTCTCATTCTTGGGGCAGTCTTCCAGCTCCCAGTCTTATATTTCCATTAAGTTGTGCATGTGCGTGTAGGAGATTGTGCAGATAAGTGCTTGAGGtagtgacgtgtgtgtgtgtgtgtgtgtgtgtcagtccagtcaccgagtgttcaggagtctgacggcttgagggaagaaactgttttgcagtctggcagtgaggACCTGAATGCTCTGGAACTTCTTGCCAGAAGGCAGCAaagtgaagtgtgtgtgtgttaggagGGGGCGTGGGCTTCACAGACCGCAGTGGGTTGGGCCATTCATGTGTCTTTGCTGGCTGTACTGGGCAATGACCCACCCCTCCTTTTTAAATACAAcgtaacagaaataaaaaagtaaacaggTCAAGGAAACAGAAACAAGAGGAGCTTGTAAAGAATTTGTAGAGCTCATGTTGGAGAAGcaaatgtgtttggcacaacaTCACATTCAGATCATGATTCTGAATGCAAACACTCTCAGACAagacaggatttaaaaaaaagaaaatgcatgtTTCTTAATCTAATCTGATATACTTTATCTTGTTTCTACTTATTTGACAGGAACATTATGATAGCAGCCACTATCATTCCCACGATATCATACAATCTATTGCCCCGAAAATCAGAACAGAATTAGGAAAAAAGCACTTTAAATTTGCTGCCCCTGTTTCCTGGAATAATCTGCAGAAGCGACTGAAAATGTTAGAAATGGTTATGTTGTAAGTCCATCTTAAAGAAAGGAGAGAATAACTCTTTTAGTCactgtgattgtttttaatgtcgcTCTTAAtgatctgttgttgttgtttgtaggaatattgtattttttttaattgttttgtagTTATGTGATGCATTTGCTTTTGACTTTTGCAGCCATGATGCCTGGTCTATcctggaaatgagatttttacctggataaataaaggactaataataatttatttggcAGGTACATTATGATAGAGGTGAAGATGTTCCAGTCAACTATGAAAATGTGGGAAACTCTGCTGTTTCAATCAGACTGCACTGATCAACAAAATCACTGCTGTTATATTATCAGTATCATCTCATCTggtttaaacattaaatatctTAGATATGATGAGTCCATTTTGACTTCTATGTTAATCTATGTTATGTCTATGTTAATGTATTCAGAGCTGTCAGCCCTTCTGTGACTGAATGATGAGTGTTGGATACTCTGGCTGCTGCTCGCCTCCGGCTGGACACTGCAGCATGACAAATTCATGACCAGGTTCATCCTGGGATTTAACATAATGAAGAGCAGCCGAAGCCAGTTACGCTGCACTAATGCTGGGGTTATTATTTGTTAAAACCATATCTGGATGAATGCAGTCATGTCATTttaaccgtgtgtgtgtgtgtgtgtgtgtgtgtgtgtgtgtgtttcatggtatttttgttttagtctGATTGAAGATGTTTTTATGTCCTAACTATCTTGTATTTTTTCCAGTGTGCGTTTTATAACATGTGTTTAATGATCTTTAGAATCTGTATaaatattctgttttgtttatgaTAATTTGATCTCAATATTAAGACAGATTTCTATCCAGTTTCAGTGTTTGTTGCAGGTGAAactgtatttatgcaaaataaattattaattgTCACAGTTTAGggctgaacttttttttaatgtagtacCCTTTTCTGTCCACCAGAGGTCCTCAGTCTGTCAGTTTGTGTACAGTCACCTGTTAATCACACCTGCATCTCCCAAGGAATTTCTCATTCCTCTCATTTGTGCCTCCTCATTTTCTGTCCTGCATCCTCCTGACTGTGActcataaaatataaatatccttAGTACACCATGATGAGAGGATATTGTAATTCCCCAAACTCATTTTTAGAacagaggagagaagagagagatcCATTTAGTGGTTGGTGAAACAAGACAAGTCAAAGATGGACAAactgaaaaatgagaaaatgggTCCAAAACAGAGGCTTCATCAGTGttttaatcatttgtgtttctgATGTTTATCTATTAATACAGTCAAAAGTCcagagctctgctgctgctgcggttCTCACATTCTCACAGAAACACTCCCTCTTCAGCTCTCAGAAAGAAATAACTTCATGTTAacaatgaggaagaggagggtctCAGTCCACTAACATATCTTATCTGCTGTATTTTCTATAGCTGCAGTTGGATATCTTCATGTCTTAGACATCAGCCTGCATGTAGGAGTTTGACGCTTCGACTGTTTGTTCTTATGTGCTGTCTGTTTTCTAACAGCTCTGTTAAAACAAAGAGGATGGAAACATTTATCTTTACTAACAATCTTCACACATTCATCATCCTCAgtcatctttttgttttcatggtgtCAAACACGTCATTGACACAAATGGACACAATGTGCACCTGCTGAGTCTTCTTATCATTTCTCTTTACAAtagtttttctttataaaaatgCATTCATGAATTTCAGAGATGTAAATAGCTGATGAACCCCTCTATGAAACATGAACATCAACAAAACAGGGAAAGAACAGATAATTACTAAAGTTGTGGTGAGGATGTGACGACTGACAAATAACAGGAAGTACAAACAGTCTTAAAGAGTCAACAgttcagagactgtgacagtcgAGATCGAGAACAAGAAAGAagtgagacagagaagcacgatGGATGAATTCAGAtggattcaaatgtttttatgtctGATGCTGATGATTCAGATTGCAGGTAAGAATACAGGAAACATTTTAATAGCAGTCAAACTAAATATTGTTCATATTAATACAGTCAATAACCTTTACAGTAAATAAGACAGCTGAGCATGCTCTGTTTATAAACTTGTGTCTAAAATGATCTTCACTctgattgtaaaaactgctgtattctaatttattttcatatttctctTCAATCTTCTCAACAGTATCTGTAAATGAAACATCCATGTTTATGAAAGTTGGAggtgacgtcactctgctttGTCTAAATGTGATAGATGAGCAGAATAACTGTAATGGTACTACGTGGACCTTTACTCCAAGAAACAAACCAACAGCAGTAGAGCTGATCACACTTGGACAGATTGGTGAAAAAGCCAAAACTAAATCAGACAGACTGAGTGTTACAGCGAACTGTTCTCTGCTTATAAAGAAGCTCAAAGTTAAGGATGTTGGTTTTTATTCCTGTCAACAATACAAAGTCGAGGAAACACCATCTAAACACACTCTGGTTCATCAGTCTTTGGTTCATCTCTCTGTTATTACCTGTGAGTATTTACATCAAAATAGTTTTAGCTCAAACTCttgttgaaataaaaacattaatcaTATTTATAATAATTAAACAATAATCAGTTAAAGTGATTAGTATATCTGTCCTAATACACGATTTTGTCtttcacattattacattatgtTCACCAGTGACTGAACATAAGGACACTGA
Protein-coding sequences here:
- the LOC120433104 gene encoding uncharacterized protein LOC120433104, encoding MDEFRWIQMFLCLMLMIQIAVFSTVSVNETSMFMKVGDDVTLLCLNVIDEQNNCDGTTWTFASRNKPATVELITLGQIGKEAKTKSDRLSVTANCSLLIKKLTVEDVGLYFCQQYKVEETPSKYTLVHQSLVDLSVITLTEHKDTDKVKLSCSVVTHAECHHTVKWLLKGQAEDKENKETVTSQTDCSTTLPVLKYEYLYSSRHKILKCEVTDTKTGKVQLFTFSHQTSGEETGDTKTTKKPDRKTETTTTIKTLLKSDDTTAKTVESESTTANNKPSGDSQHDFVSLRFIIVSVGLAALSITAVTVNMWTKTKGKKTQMDKNTSCQPFCD